The proteins below are encoded in one region of Desulfatirhabdium butyrativorans DSM 18734:
- a CDS encoding bifunctional nuclease family protein, whose amino-acid sequence MQHKAKISGLTMDPDSNTPIVILNCDDDRTLPIWIGLLEATAIATELRGIRFERPMTHDLFKNFAEMVGAEIVYVEICDLRNNTYFARIHFRLAESEFAIDARPSDAMAIALRTGAPILIDDAVFDSSKPFEEPGQVLDESEEGRKWAEYLKNLSPDDFGKYKV is encoded by the coding sequence TTGCAGCACAAGGCGAAGATTTCCGGATTGACGATGGATCCGGATTCCAATACCCCGATTGTGATCCTCAACTGCGATGACGATCGCACGCTGCCCATCTGGATTGGTTTGCTGGAGGCTACGGCCATTGCGACGGAGCTGCGGGGCATCCGGTTCGAGAGGCCGATGACCCACGATTTGTTCAAGAATTTCGCCGAAATGGTGGGGGCCGAGATCGTGTACGTCGAAATATGTGACTTGCGGAACAACACCTATTTTGCACGAATTCACTTTCGGCTTGCCGAAAGTGAATTCGCCATCGACGCCAGACCCAGCGATGCCATGGCCATCGCCTTGCGTACGGGAGCCCCTATCCTGATCGACGATGCGGTTTTCGACAGCTCGAAACCCTTCGAAGAACCGGGACAGGTGTTGGACGAGAGCGAAGAAGGCAGGAAATGGGCGGAATATCTGAAAAATCTTTCTCCGGACGATTTTGGCAAATACAAGGTTTAG
- a CDS encoding 3-hydroxyacyl-CoA dehydrogenase produces the protein MVNEQPIENILIVGSGTMGRQIGLHFAIHGCRVVFYDLNDTILEKAISGIRTIADSLVKMGLCTAEQATAGLGRIRTSSDPADAAKDIDLISESVPEDPKLKADVLSTFHALCPEHAIFTTNTSTLCPSQFARECGRPEKLLAFHFHDLRVSPVVDIMPHPQTDPVVVQRVEAFAKRMGLIAIVLLRENPGYVFNAMFSALLLSAQTLAANEVASIEDIDRSWMGVTNMPIGPFGLMDSVGVDTVWKITDYWAKRTGEPQRVKNAAYLKRYVDEGALGVKTGRGFYAYPNPAYRRAGFLQGMEPEGERS, from the coding sequence ATGGTAAACGAACAACCCATCGAAAACATTCTGATCGTCGGCTCAGGCACCATGGGCCGGCAAATCGGCCTGCACTTCGCCATCCATGGGTGCCGGGTCGTATTCTACGATTTGAACGACACGATTCTCGAAAAAGCCATCTCCGGAATCCGAACCATTGCGGATTCGCTCGTCAAGATGGGGCTGTGCACTGCGGAGCAGGCAACTGCGGGGCTTGGCCGGATCAGAACCTCGAGCGATCCGGCCGATGCGGCAAAGGATATCGATCTCATCAGTGAATCCGTGCCCGAAGATCCGAAACTCAAAGCCGATGTCCTGTCGACGTTTCACGCGCTTTGTCCGGAACACGCCATTTTCACGACGAACACCTCCACCCTGTGCCCTTCCCAGTTCGCCCGGGAATGCGGCAGGCCTGAAAAACTTTTGGCCTTTCATTTTCATGATCTGCGGGTCAGTCCCGTCGTCGATATCATGCCCCATCCCCAGACCGATCCGGTTGTCGTTCAGCGCGTTGAGGCCTTCGCCAAGCGAATGGGCCTGATCGCCATCGTCCTGCTTCGGGAAAACCCGGGCTATGTATTCAACGCCATGTTCAGCGCCCTGCTGCTTTCCGCCCAAACCCTTGCAGCCAACGAAGTCGCTTCCATCGAGGACATCGATCGTTCCTGGATGGGGGTGACCAACATGCCTATCGGTCCGTTTGGCCTGATGGACAGCGTCGGGGTCGATACGGTTTGGAAAATCACGGATTACTGGGCCAAACGTACCGGTGAGCCGCAACGGGTCAAAAATGCCGCCTACCTCAAGCGGTATGTGGATGAGGGAGCACTTGGTGTGAAAACGGGCCGGGGGTTTTACGCCTATCCGAACCCGGCCTATCGGCGGGCGGGATTTCTGCAGGGGATGGAACCCGAAGGAGAGCGCTCATGA
- the pgi gene encoding glucose-6-phosphate isomerase: MMDAVNQLPLWKALQNDAAEMHADRNHLNRLLDDEGRLSWTTLEAAAIRFDFSRQRLTRPILERLVALARERNILERFRAMASGEKVNTTEKRAALHLACRNFSGGSVVVDGEDVMPRIAAVREKIRQFSEAVRSGKIGGANGKPFRDIVVIGIGGSYLGTEFVAKALDAYAMPGYRLHFLSNVDPNHFGSISRMIDPEATLWIVVSKSYTTAETLANESLARHFMKERGLEPAKHIVTVTAQGSPGDDPANPVLASFHMFDFIGGRYSVSSAVGGVPLSIVLGYDVFERFLKGAEAMDRHALHTDEAGNIPLTAALLAIWNTNFLGYPAQGIIPYAAPLAKLAAHIQQLDMESNGKMVTLDGAFTGFDTGPILFGEPGTNAQHSFFQLAHQGRAFPIDFIGVLKPQYDVEPVLTKGVTNHEELWANLLSQVMALAVGSRQGNDPFRYFPGNRPSSLLVLPDLSPESVGKLLSFYEARTVFQAFIWGTNPFDQFGVELGKTMASAIRKAMVRKKENPQYAFEDVNPYDRFYLKDLFGG; encoded by the coding sequence ATGATGGATGCCGTCAATCAACTTCCCCTGTGGAAAGCGCTGCAGAACGATGCAGCCGAAATGCATGCGGACAGAAACCACCTGAATCGGCTTCTCGACGATGAAGGCAGACTGTCCTGGACAACATTGGAGGCCGCAGCCATTCGTTTCGATTTTTCGAGGCAGCGGCTGACCCGACCGATCCTCGAACGGCTGGTTGCCCTGGCCCGGGAGCGCAACATCCTCGAACGGTTTCGGGCGATGGCCTCCGGCGAAAAGGTCAATACCACCGAAAAGCGGGCTGCGCTCCACCTGGCTTGCCGGAATTTTTCGGGCGGTTCCGTGGTGGTGGACGGAGAAGATGTAATGCCCCGGATCGCAGCGGTTCGGGAGAAGATCAGGCAGTTCAGCGAAGCCGTCCGATCGGGGAAAATCGGTGGGGCCAATGGCAAGCCGTTCCGCGACATCGTGGTCATCGGCATCGGCGGATCCTATCTGGGGACCGAATTTGTGGCCAAAGCACTCGATGCCTACGCCATGCCGGGTTATCGGCTGCATTTCCTTTCAAACGTCGATCCCAATCATTTCGGATCGATTTCGCGGATGATCGATCCGGAAGCAACCCTGTGGATCGTCGTTTCAAAAAGTTACACGACTGCGGAAACCTTGGCGAATGAATCCCTCGCCCGGCATTTCATGAAAGAAAGGGGTCTGGAACCCGCAAAACATATCGTTACCGTGACGGCTCAGGGAAGCCCCGGCGACGATCCGGCAAATCCCGTTCTGGCAAGCTTTCACATGTTCGATTTCATCGGAGGCCGCTACAGCGTATCTTCCGCCGTAGGCGGTGTGCCCCTCAGCATCGTGCTGGGCTACGATGTGTTCGAGCGGTTCCTGAAAGGGGCCGAAGCGATGGATCGACATGCCCTCCATACGGACGAAGCCGGAAACATTCCGCTGACGGCGGCCCTGCTTGCCATCTGGAACACAAATTTTCTGGGCTATCCAGCCCAGGGAATCATTCCCTATGCCGCTCCGCTGGCGAAACTCGCGGCGCATATCCAGCAGCTCGACATGGAAAGCAACGGCAAGATGGTCACCCTGGATGGCGCATTTACCGGATTTGACACCGGCCCCATCCTCTTCGGAGAACCCGGAACCAACGCTCAGCACTCCTTTTTCCAGCTCGCGCACCAGGGAAGGGCTTTCCCCATCGATTTCATCGGTGTGCTCAAGCCCCAGTACGATGTCGAACCCGTCCTGACCAAAGGAGTGACAAACCACGAAGAATTGTGGGCGAACCTGCTCTCCCAGGTGATGGCCCTCGCGGTCGGCAGCCGACAGGGAAACGACCCGTTCCGGTATTTCCCGGGGAACCGGCCGAGCTCCCTGCTCGTACTGCCCGATCTTTCACCGGAAAGTGTCGGGAAACTGCTGTCCTTCTACGAAGCCCGCACCGTGTTTCAGGCATTTATCTGGGGAACCAATCCCTTTGACCAGTTCGGCGTGGAGCTGGGAAAAACCATGGCCTCCGCCATCCGCAAGGCCATGGTTCGGAAAAAGGAGAACCCGCAATACGCTTTTGAGGATGTCAATCCGTATGACCGGTTCTACCTGAAGGATTTGTTCGGCGGGTAA